From Microbacterium invictum, the proteins below share one genomic window:
- a CDS encoding PadR family transcriptional regulator translates to MSVRQSLLAILDQGQCYGYQLRAEFDRRTGSTWPLNVGQIYNTLDRLERDGLVEKGDVDDQGHVYWEITPEGSAEVRAWLSSPVERAQGTRDELAIKLAVAATLPGVDVGQVIHTQRRASLTQLQELNRAKYAGANPDGPEELAWALVVDSMIFQAEAEVRWLDHTEERLKRHPQHALALELSTEKPKRGRPAKADVAVRDDAKQASR, encoded by the coding sequence ATGTCGGTGCGACAGAGCCTGCTGGCGATCCTCGATCAGGGGCAGTGCTACGGATATCAGCTGCGCGCGGAGTTCGATCGCCGGACCGGGTCGACCTGGCCACTGAACGTGGGACAGATCTACAACACGCTCGACCGGCTCGAGCGCGACGGTCTCGTCGAGAAGGGCGATGTCGACGACCAGGGCCATGTGTACTGGGAGATCACACCCGAGGGCAGTGCCGAGGTCCGCGCCTGGCTCAGCTCTCCGGTCGAGCGCGCGCAGGGCACCCGCGACGAGCTCGCGATCAAGCTCGCCGTCGCCGCGACCCTGCCTGGAGTCGATGTCGGCCAGGTCATCCACACGCAGCGCCGCGCCTCACTGACCCAGCTGCAAGAGCTCAACCGCGCCAAGTACGCCGGAGCCAATCCTGACGGGCCCGAAGAGCTCGCTTGGGCACTCGTGGTCGACTCGATGATCTTCCAGGCGGAGGCCGAGGTGCGGTGGCTCGACCACACCGAAGAGCGACTCAAGCGGCATCCACAGCACGCACTCGCTCTCGAACTGTCGACCGAGAAGCCCAAGCGCGGCCGCCCCGCGAAGGCGGACGTGGCCGTGCGCGACGACGCGAAGCAGGCGAGCCGATGA
- a CDS encoding ABC transporter ATP-binding protein produces MTAPVLQLVGVTQQYGEGATSVSALSGVDLTVAQGELVAIMGASGSGKSTLLSIAGGLQKPTTGEVIVEGSYLSTASPRELAQLRRRSLGFVFQDFNLIPTLTALENVTLPLELDGFRARVARRAGRDALTSVGLDAKFESYPDDLSGGQQQRVAIARAVVGGRRLILADEPTGALDSVTGEAVMRMIRSRVDQGAAGILVTHEARHAAWADRIVFLRDGRIIDESQRDGVDALLAGQS; encoded by the coding sequence ATGACCGCCCCGGTGTTGCAGCTCGTCGGTGTCACGCAGCAGTACGGCGAAGGCGCCACGAGCGTCTCGGCGCTCAGCGGCGTCGACCTCACCGTCGCGCAGGGTGAGCTGGTCGCGATCATGGGCGCCTCGGGCTCGGGCAAGTCGACGCTGCTGTCGATCGCCGGCGGCCTGCAGAAGCCGACGACCGGCGAGGTCATCGTCGAGGGCTCGTACTTGTCCACGGCCTCGCCCCGCGAACTGGCGCAGCTGCGCCGCCGCTCCCTGGGGTTCGTCTTCCAGGACTTCAATCTCATCCCGACCCTCACGGCTCTCGAGAATGTCACGCTGCCGCTGGAGCTCGACGGCTTCCGAGCCCGGGTGGCGCGCCGTGCGGGTCGGGATGCGCTTACGTCCGTCGGCCTCGACGCGAAGTTCGAGTCGTACCCCGACGACCTGTCGGGCGGGCAGCAGCAGCGCGTCGCGATCGCCCGCGCGGTGGTAGGCGGCCGGCGCTTGATCCTCGCCGACGAGCCCACCGGCGCGCTGGACTCAGTCACCGGCGAAGCGGTCATGAGGATGATCCGCAGCCGGGTCGATCAGGGCGCCGCCGGCATCCTCGTCACGCACGAGGCGCGGCACGCCGCCTGGGCAGACCGCATCGTCTTCCTCCGCGACGGCCGCATCATCGACGAGTCGCAGCGCGACGGTGTCGATGCGCTGTTGGCGGGGCAGTCGTGA